CCACCGGGTGGCCGCAGCGATGGGACGCCCCCGTTCCCGTGTTCGAGCCAGCCGACTCGCCGGACGGGGTCGGCCAATTCGCCGGGTGTGGGCGGCAAACTCGCCGGGTGTGGGCGGCAGACTCGCCGAGGGGAAGCGGCAGACTCGCCGGGGGCGACGGCACACTCGCGGGGTGGGGGGCGTCAGATCAGGGGGTTGAGTCCGCTCGCGACCACGGCCCCCGGCTCCGCGCCGGGGATGAACTTGCGCCAGTCCCCGCTCACCATCGTCGGGGCGTCGACCACGCGCACGCCGTCGGCGAAGTAGGTGGTGGCGAGCACCATGCGGGGAGCGGTCGTGCGGTTGGCGCCCGCGGTGTGGAAGCAGTGGGCGGAGTGGAAGCTCATCTCGCCCGCCGCGAACGGCCCGTCCTCGACGTCGACCTCGCCCGCCCGGAACGCCTCGGACACCCCACGGTCGTAGGACGTGCCGTGCTTGTCGAACGCGACGTCCTCCACCAGCCGCCACGTGTCGGCGCCGCGCGCGAACGCCAGCGGCCCCATCTCGCGCGGGGTGGGCTGCAGCGGGATCCACGCCGTGAGGACGTCGGCGGAGGCGAGTGGGAAGTGGTGGGCGTCGAAGTGCCACGGGGTCCGCCCCGCTCCGGGCTCCTTCGACAGCGCGTTGTCGTGGTAGAGCCGGACGTGCCCGACGCCGAGCAGCCCGGCCGCGATCCCGCCGATCCGCGGCGAGAGCACCGCGGCGCGCAGCAGCGGGTCGTCGAGCCACATCATCTCCAGGCTCTGGAACCCGACGGCCGGGTCGACGGCCGCGTCGAGCATCTCCCGCAGCCGCACCCGCAGCCGCTCCAGCCCGCCCGGCGAGAGCACCCCCGGCAGCTTGACGAACGAGTCGGCGCGGTACGCCGCGACCTGGGCGTCGCTGAGCGGGTAGGGCTCGGCCAGCTCGGCGGCCAGCGCGTCGTCGGAGGGGAGGGGGCCGGGGTCGTGCGGCGCGGGGTCGCTCAGCGGCCCGGACGGCGCGGGGCCGTCGGCCAGCGACATGTACCAGTCCCACCACTGGTCGTTGCCGCGGTCCCACTCCACCGCGACGTCCGATGCGGCACCCGCCGCGGTGGTGGCGGACAGGTACGGGTTCACCGGCTCTCCCAGGTCATCAGGTGGGTCTCGTGGGTGAAGGTGTAGGCGCCGTCGGCGTCGCGGCACCCGGCCAGGTAGATGCCCAGCGGGCCGTCGGACTCCATCGCGTCCAGCGAGACGGTGGAGTCGAACGCGCAGCGCTGCAGGAACCCCTCGACGACGCCCCGGTCGGCCGACCCCGTCGTGTAGTGGATCGGGACGGTCTGCGGCGCGACCCCCGCCGCGCGCAGGGCCGCGTCGACGCCCTCCGCGTCGGTGTAGGGCGTGACCTCCGGTGCGAACTGGGCCCGGTAGGCCTCGTAGAACGCGAGGTAGTGCGACCGCGCGCAGGCCTGGGCGATGACGCCGAACCCGCCGGGCCGCAGCGCCGCCACCATCCGCGCCACGCCCGCGTCGAGCTGGTCGGGCGGCAGTGCGTAGAGCGCGTGGGTGGCCCAGGCGACGTCGTAGGCGCCGCGCGCCCGGAAGTCCTGCAGGAACAGCTCGTGCTCACCGGCCGCGGCGAACGGGGTGCGCAGCACGGCGCGGGCCTCGGCGATGCTGAAGCCGGAGGGATCGAGCAGGTCGACGGCGACGGGCGGGTGCGACGGCAGGCCCTTCTTCAGCAGCGCGGCCGGGAACTTCCCGCTGCCGCACGCGACGTCGAGCAGGCGGATGCGGCCGTCGAGGGTGTGGTCGCGCAGGTCGGCGGCCCAGTCGCGGGCGTCGGCGAGCTGCCGGTAGTCCTCCGTGGCGAGCGCGTAGAAGGCCTCCATCTCCGTGCGGCCCGCCTCGCTCCAGTGGTCGAGACTGCGTCGGGCCGTGTCGGGAGTGGTCACCGACGAACCCAACCACGCCGTTCGCCGCGCCGCGACCGGTCCGGGCCCCTACGTTGAGGTGTGACCACCCTGGGCTCGACCCTCCCGCTGGACCGTCTGCGCGACGAGCTCCGCGGGGCGAGACCCCTGCCGGCGCTGACCGGCGAGCGGTACGCGCTCACCCACGCCGCCTACGAGGCGGCGAGCGACCAGCGTCCCCGGCTGCAGGAGTGGATCTCCACGGTCCTGCCGCCGCTGCTCGACGGGCACGACCCGGTGCGGGTCGTCGGGGTCGGGGTGGGCGACGGCAGCGTCGACGCCCGGCTCGCCGCCGCGCTCGCCACGGGCGAGCGCCGGGTCCACTACACGGGGGTGGAGCCGCACGGGCCGTCGGCGATGGGGTTCGTCGGACGGCTGGTGGCGCTGCCCGCCGTCGCGCTCACGCCGGCGGTCGTGGTGGGGGACTTCGCCGACCACGACGCGGGCACCCCCGCCGACCTCGTGCACTTCGTCCACTCCCTCTACTACGTCGACGACCTGGGCGCGGCCCTCGACCACGCGCTGACGATGCTGCGGCCCGGCGGCCTGCTCGTCGCCGCGACCGCCCCGCTCGCCCCGCTCTGCGTGCTCACCGAGCTGCTCTGCCCCTGGGGCGAGCACCGGCCGTGGTTCGCCGCCGACGTCCTCGACGAGCTCGACCTCCGCGCGCTGGACGTCCGCACCGAGACCCTGGTCGCCCACCTCGACGTCACCGACGTCCTCGCCGACCCGTGCGGACGGGGCGAGGCGGTGTTCGACTTCCTGGTCGGGGCCCGCACCGCGTCGATGACCCCGGCCGTCCGCGGTGCGGTGCTCGACTACCTGGGCGGCATCGTCGTGGACGGGCGCGTCCCGCACCCGCTGGACATCATGATCGCGCGGGTCCGCTGACGCACGAGGGGCGCGGGCCCCGCCGCCGCGCGGCTCAGCGGTCGAGGTCGCGCGCGTCGAGGTGGCCGAACGGCTGCGCGGGCCACCGGCCGACCAGGCGCGCTGCGGCCCCGCGGCGGCCGCCGTGCAGCAGGGCCGCCAGCTCGTCGACGCGGTGGGCGTGGCCGTGGGCGCGGTCGCGCGCGTACCCGGCCGCGGAGTCCTTGGTGACCATGAACGCCCAGTCGCTCGACAGCGCCAGCAGCGCCTCCTGGGCCAGCGCGTCGCGCAGCGGGTCGCGGCCGGGACCGGCCGGCGGCACCGACAGCAGCGTCTTCTGCACCGCCGCGTTGAGCGCGACGAGGTCCTCGACGCCCGCCCACACCCGCCAGTCCTTCCCCGACCCCCACGACGACGGCGGCAGGTCCACCGGAGCACCGACCAGGCCGGCGTCGACGGCCCCGCGCAGCGTCGTGACGCGCACCCCGGCGTCGGGCAGCGCGCGCAGCACCGCCTCCAGCCACGCCGGGCCCTCGTGCCACCAGTGGCCGAACAGCTCGGTGTCGAACGCGGCGACGGTCAGGGCGGGCCGGCCGTGCTCCGCGCGCAGGCCCGTCAGCCGCTCGCGGACCACGGCGACGAAGTCGGCGGCGTCGCGCGCCACCGCGGCGGCCGCCCGCCGCGGGTCGTAGGGCGCCTTGTCGCCCGGCTCGACGGCGTGGCCGGTGACGCGCGCCGGCTTGAGGCCCGACGGGTGGTCGTAGGTGTGGAAGTCGCGGTAGTCGCGCCCGCCCGGGTAGCCCTTGCGGGGCGACCACACGCGGTAGGTGACGTCGAGGTCGCGGGCGAACGCGAGCACCCCCGACCCCCCGACGGGGCGGGCGAACGCGGTGTCGCCGCGCACCGCCGGACCGTCGACGAGGAACCGCGCCACGCCCGCGTCGGCGTACCCGTGCTCCATCCCCGGCGCGTACCCGCACTCCGGCGCCCAGATCCCGGACGGGCGGGTCCCCAGGCGCAGCTGCGCGTCGGCCAGGCCCGTGGCCAGCGCGAACTCCCGCACCGGCGGTTCCAGCAGCGGTGCGAACGGGTGCGTCGCGGGCCCGCCGAGCAGCTCCAGTGCGCCGGCGTCGGACAGCCCGCGCAGCAGCGGCGACGCCCCGTGCCGCCAGCGCCGCCCGAACAGCTCCAGCGCGGCGGTCGCGGCGCGGTGCTCGTGCGCCCCCAGCTCCGGCAGCCGGGCGGCGGCCTCGTGGGCGCGCAGCAGCCAGCCGCCGAGCCAGTCGTGGACGCCGCGCAGCGAGTGCGGGTCGTCGAGCTGGGCGGC
This sequence is a window from Pseudonocardia petroleophila. Protein-coding genes within it:
- a CDS encoding methyltransferase domain-containing protein, with the translated sequence MTTLGSTLPLDRLRDELRGARPLPALTGERYALTHAAYEAASDQRPRLQEWISTVLPPLLDGHDPVRVVGVGVGDGSVDARLAAALATGERRVHYTGVEPHGPSAMGFVGRLVALPAVALTPAVVVGDFADHDAGTPADLVHFVHSLYYVDDLGAALDHALTMLRPGGLLVAATAPLAPLCVLTELLCPWGEHRPWFAADVLDELDLRALDVRTETLVAHLDVTDVLADPCGRGEAVFDFLVGARTASMTPAVRGAVLDYLGGIVVDGRVPHPLDIMIARVR
- a CDS encoding 1,4-alpha-glucan branching protein domain-containing protein — translated: MAEPVGTFCLVLHSHLPWLAHHGRWPVGEEWLYQSWAHSYLPVLDVVERLAAEGRRDLLTLGVTPVLAAQLDDPHSLRGVHDWLGGWLLRAHEAAARLPELGAHEHRAATAALELFGRRWRHGASPLLRGLSDAGALELLGGPATHPFAPLLEPPVREFALATGLADAQLRLGTRPSGIWAPECGYAPGMEHGYADAGVARFLVDGPAVRGDTAFARPVGGSGVLAFARDLDVTYRVWSPRKGYPGGRDYRDFHTYDHPSGLKPARVTGHAVEPGDKAPYDPRRAAAAVARDAADFVAVVRERLTGLRAEHGRPALTVAAFDTELFGHWWHEGPAWLEAVLRALPDAGVRVTTLRGAVDAGLVGAPVDLPPSSWGSGKDWRVWAGVEDLVALNAAVQKTLLSVPPAGPGRDPLRDALAQEALLALSSDWAFMVTKDSAAGYARDRAHGHAHRVDELAALLHGGRRGAAARLVGRWPAQPFGHLDARDLDR
- a CDS encoding class I SAM-dependent methyltransferase, with the translated sequence MTTPDTARRSLDHWSEAGRTEMEAFYALATEDYRQLADARDWAADLRDHTLDGRIRLLDVACGSGKFPAALLKKGLPSHPPVAVDLLDPSGFSIAEARAVLRTPFAAAGEHELFLQDFRARGAYDVAWATHALYALPPDQLDAGVARMVAALRPGGFGVIAQACARSHYLAFYEAYRAQFAPEVTPYTDAEGVDAALRAAGVAPQTVPIHYTTGSADRGVVEGFLQRCAFDSTVSLDAMESDGPLGIYLAGCRDADGAYTFTHETHLMTWESR
- a CDS encoding phytanoyl-CoA dioxygenase family protein, translating into MNPYLSATTAAGAASDVAVEWDRGNDQWWDWYMSLADGPAPSGPLSDPAPHDPGPLPSDDALAAELAEPYPLSDAQVAAYRADSFVKLPGVLSPGGLERLRVRLREMLDAAVDPAVGFQSLEMMWLDDPLLRAAVLSPRIGGIAAGLLGVGHVRLYHDNALSKEPGAGRTPWHFDAHHFPLASADVLTAWIPLQPTPREMGPLAFARGADTWRLVEDVAFDKHGTSYDRGVSEAFRAGEVDVEDGPFAAGEMSFHSAHCFHTAGANRTTAPRMVLATTYFADGVRVVDAPTMVSGDWRKFIPGAEPGAVVASGLNPLI